One Harpia harpyja isolate bHarHar1 chromosome 23, bHarHar1 primary haplotype, whole genome shotgun sequence genomic window, TGTTATCAAAGCACTTACAACAGCAACATTCATTCATTAGAACAAAGAAATTAGTTTTGCCTAATACAGTGCCCTGATTACCGAACACGCCCTCAAAGGACCGAGTTTTCAGCTTTAACTCCCCGTCCAGTTCAAACTTCATCACACCCCAGATTCTATTTCCCAATCAATTTTAACAAACCGCGGTGCAAAGACAAGTACATTTTACACGTTGTCAGACTAAAGCCCGACACATTGCGATTGCAACTATCCCGACTCCTGAATATAACAAACGAAAGCGACTTCGTTAAGGCGACATTGAAGGTGCAATGACACAACATCAGCCTTCAGAGGGGCCGGTCGGTGCTTTGTTCCACTGAAGTACTGAACCTGGCGTGAAGTACCATCGGCTTTCACACCCGCTGCTAAAGCACAGACGTCTCCGCAGCAGGCATCAGCTAAGACACCGCGGTCGCTGAACGGACACCGAGCGGGATTACGGGATTTCGGAGGGGAGCGGCTCGGccgaggcaggcagctctgcaggcgCGGCCGGGACCGCGGGGCGAAGCTGTGTTACTTGCACGGCTTTAATCTCGATTTACCCCGAGACCAACCGTTCAAACCACTCTGGTTTTTGCCCTGTGCTGGAGCGGACCTTCTAAAGCACAAGATTTCACGCCGGCTGTGCCCATTCAGCCGGtggtaaaattttaatttaaaagataaaacgAAAGCTGCTCTCTCCCGAGGTCTCTGCGGCTCCACGCCGCGGAGTTTCTGGGGTCACTTTCCCCTCATTTCTGCTCCTTCCAAGGGGAAACTCCGTTAGCTGGTAGGACAggcgcccccctccccgcccgcaaAGAAACGGGGTGCATCGGCAGTAAATTTCGGGAAGAAAAAGCCCTTTTGGGACCGGGAAGAAACACaacgggcgcggcggcgggcggcggggcggggctgggcgggcggCACCAATCAGCTCCCGCCGCGCTGCTATAAAAGggggcggcggcaccggcgcCGCTATTGTTCGCGCGGACGCGGCGGGAGGCGCCATGGCCGAGACCGCGCCCGTCCCCGCGCCCGACgtggccgctgccgccgccccggccccggccaaGGGTTCGGCCGCCGCCAAGAAGCCGAAGAAGGCGGCGGGCGGCTCCAAAGCTCGCAAGCCGGCGGGCCCCAGCGTCACCGAGCTGATCACCAAGGCCGTGTCCGCCTCCAAGGAGCGCAAGGGGCTCTCGCTCGCCGCGCTCAAGAAGGCGTTGGCCGCCGGCGGCTACGATGTCGAGAAGAGTAACAGTCGTATCAAGTTGGGGCTTAAGAGCCTGGTCAGCAAGGGCACCCTGGTGCAGACCAAGGGCACCGGCGCCTCCGGCTCCTTCCGTCTTAGCAAAAAGCCCGGCGAAGTGAAGGAAAAAGCCGCCAAGAAGCGGACAGCCGCCGCCAAGCCCAAGAAGCCGGCAGCCAAGAAGCCCGCTAGCGCCGCCAAGAAGCCCAAGAAAGCGGTGACAGTGAAGA contains:
- the LOC128135454 gene encoding histone H1.11L-like, translated to MAETAPVPAPDVAAAAAPAPAKGSAAAKKPKKAAGGSKARKPAGPSVTELITKAVSASKERKGLSLAALKKALAAGGYDVEKSNSRIKLGLKSLVSKGTLVQTKGTGASGSFRLSKKPGEVKEKAAKKRTAAAKPKKPAAKKPASAAKKPKKAVTVKKSPKKARKPAAAAAKKVAKSPKKVTKAAKPKKAAVVAAKSPAKAKAVKPKAAKPKAAKPKAAKAKKAAPKKK